The following coding sequences lie in one Capsicum annuum cultivar UCD-10X-F1 chromosome 5, UCD10Xv1.1, whole genome shotgun sequence genomic window:
- the LOC124898508 gene encoding uncharacterized protein LOC124898508, giving the protein MAMLKQLMVNVPLVEALEQMLGYAKFIKDLVMKKRVVSYKSVHNLHHCGAISTRSLVQNKVNPGAFSITYTIESLGFAKALYDLGVSINLMPLPVYKKLGQGDRIPTNMLYDVLVKHKEISGFSIVDVYFKDEKEVLIEEKFAVEPLAALLMNFDSEGIEEYEEII; this is encoded by the exons ATGGCTATGCTGAAGCAGTTGATGGTGAATGTGCCTTTAGTGGAGGCATTAGAGCAGATGCTTGGGTATGCTAAGTTCATAAAAGACCTGGTGATGAAGAAGAGAGTAGTGAGTTACAAATCCGTACATAATCTTCATCACTGTGGTGCTATATCAACAAGGTCTTTGGTGCAAAATAAAGTAAACCCAGGAGCATTCTCGATTACTTATACTATCGAGTCTCTTGGTTTTGCCAAAGCTTTATATGATCTGGGAGTAAGCATCAATTTGATGCCGCTCCCTGTCTATAAGAAGTTGGGTCAGGGGGATCGTATACCTACAAATATGTTATATGATGTGTTAGTAAAG CATAAGGAAATAAGTGGGTTCTCTATTGTTGATGTATACTTTAAGGATGAGAAGGAAGTTTTGATTGAAGAGAAATTTGCTGTCGAACCCTTAGCTGCACTCTTGATGAATTTCGATAGTGAAGGCATTGAAGAGTATGAGGAAATTATTTGA